The DNA region TCGTCTCCGTGCTGCAGTTGCACAGGGTACGAATGCGGGTGAGCAGGTGGTCGAGCTCAGTGGGAGTGCGCGTCTGCACCCGAATGAGATAGGACGCGCGTCCAGCGATGGAATGGCAACCGCGTACCTCGGGAATGGTGAGAAGCTCACCGGGGATGGCGACATCGTCCTGGGGTTCCACCGGCATGAGGTGGATGAAGGCCGTAATCCCAGCCCCGATGGACTCCAGATCGATGACGGCCTTGTACCCCTTGATGACCCCCTTGGCCTCCAGACGACGCACCCGCTGCTGCGCTGCGGAGGTGGACATGCCGGTCTGCTTGCCCAGGTCTGTCCATGACATGCGCCCGTCGGACTCCAGCAGGGCCAGAATGTGGCGGTCGGTGGCATCCAGCTCGTCGGAGGTGTCGCCGTCCGGTCGTGTCGTCATGAGAAGAATCCTGTCCATGCGGGGTAGGCCAACCATAACAAGGTGTGCCGCGGCACCCGATCCGTCGGGAACAACGTTTCCTCCCCATTGCGTGGTGCAGGGGGCTGATCGTGTGGCGCAGGGAACTG from Cutibacterium granulosum includes:
- a CDS encoding Lrp/AsnC family transcriptional regulator, with translation MTTRPDGDTSDELDATDRHILALLESDGRMSWTDLGKQTGMSTSAAQQRVRRLEAKGVIKGYKAVIDLESIGAGITAFIHLMPVEPQDDVAIPGELLTIPEVRGCHSIAGRASYLIRVQTRTPTELDHLLTRIRTLCNCSTETIVVLDTIFDDLNMVGERKIPADGLVR